In Halichondria panicea chromosome 17, odHalPani1.1, whole genome shotgun sequence, a single window of DNA contains:
- the LOC135350921 gene encoding delta-like protein 1 isoform X2 — MSQHSRMVVRVQPLVKIMLVTALFSYKLQNRADAAFEFHVTLHVYNNLNHTLGIAPNIQCCDGTDSPDMCAVNCDNKFVLCLREAQFSNIMGISDTCTHGRISTRPANSDTIAFEMGDGVIQLSPSNAESSAPNPVVFTGVSWPGVAQFAIEVIDADDPMGAENDEYVDTVIVDLSSLTPSPISTPIASYSGLLGHAIFSMAFRLACSANYYGANCSKFCEHRYNSLGHYRCDTLGNIVCKPGYTDESTNCVQCVPLTNCSSAGGYCNSPGECVCKPGYNGTLCDIDLDPCGHNDHCLHGGNCTNNGPNMYHCSCPENYVGENCHRSPSECTVGNCMNGGTCKDDHCVCLEGFSGALCEVNYSKPDSSLLVVILSTTLVFTVAIVLIITVIVSCVVRATKRRNRVQKMRMFCGLKKEKTDSSRIWTSVHILTEKTR, encoded by the exons ATGTCACAGCACAGTAGAATGGTGGTTAGAGTTCAACCATTAGTGAAGATTATGTTAGTGACTGCCCTTTTTTCTTACAAG CTTCAAAACAGAGCTGATGCTGCGTTTGAGTTCCATGTCACATTGCACGTGTACAACAATTTGAATCACACTCTTGGTATAGCTCCCAACATTCAATGCTGCGATGGAACTGACTCCCCAGACATGTGTGCCGTGAATTGTGACAACAAATTTGTTTTATGCCTTCGAGAGGCTCAATTTTCCAATATTATGGGTATTAGtgatacatgcacacatggaCGAATTAGCACTCGGCCTGCCAACAGTGATACGATTGCATTTGAGATGGGAGATGGAGTAATTCAACTCTCCCCATCCAACGCGGAGTCATCAGCCCCTAACCCAGTAGTTTTTACTGGAGTATCTTGGCCT GGTGTTGCTCAGTTTGCCATTGAAGTCATTGATGCTGATGATCCTATGGGTGCTGAAAATGATGAATACGTTGATACTGTGATTGTTGACTTGTCTAGCCTCACACCTTCTCCCATCTCAACACCAATAGCTTCCTATTCTGGACTGCTGGGACATGCGATATTTAGCATGGCTTTTCGTTTGGCTTGTTCTGCCAATTACTATGGGGCCAACTGCTCAAAGTTTTGTGAGCACAGATACAATAGTCTTGGTCACTACAGATGTGATACACTGGGGAACATTGTTTGCAAACCAGGATACACTGATGAGAGCACCAACTGTGTACAATGTGTACCACTTACCAATTGCT CTTCTGCAGGTGGATACTGTAACAGTCCTGGGGAGTGTGTTTGTAAACCTGGATACAACGGCACACTCTGTGATATTG ATCTTGACCCTTGTGGTCACAATGATCATTGCCTGCATGGTGGAAACTGCACTAACAATGGTCCAAATATGTATCATTGTTCCTGCCCTGAAAATTATGTGGGAGAGAACTGCCACAGAAGCCCTTCGGAGTGCACTGTGGGAAACTGTATGAATGGAGGAACTTGTAag GATGATCATTGCGTCTGTCTAGAGGGATTTTCAGGTGCCCTGTGCGAAGTGAATTATT CCAAACCAGATAGTAGCCTACTTGTGGTCATCCTCTCAACTACACTGGTCTTCACGGTCGCAATAGTGCTCATTATCACTGTGATTGTAAGCTGTGTTGTCAGAGCAACTAAGAGACGAAACAGAGTGCAGAAAATGAGAA tgttttgtggtctCAAGAAAGAAAAAACTGATTCTTCCAGAATCTGGACTTCAGTGCATATTTTAACTGAGAAGACAAGAtga
- the LOC135350921 gene encoding delta-like protein 1 isoform X1: protein MSQHSRMVVRVQPLVKIMLVTALFSYKLQNRADAAFEFHVTLHVYNNLNHTLGIAPNIQCCDGTDSPDMCAVNCDNKFVLCLREAQFSNIMGISDTCTHGRISTRPANSDTIAFEMGDGVIQLSPSNAESSAPNPVVFTGVSWPGVAQFAIEVIDADDPMGAENDEYVDTVIVDLSSLTPSPISTPIASYSGLLGHAIFSMAFRLACSANYYGANCSKFCEHRYNSLGHYRCDTLGNIVCKPGYTDESTNCVQCVPLTNCSSAGGYCNSPGECVCKPGYNGTLCDIDLDPCGHNDHCLHGGNCTNNGPNMYHCSCPENYVGENCHRSPSECTVGNCMNGGTCKDDHCVCLEGFSGALCEVNYSKPDSSLLVVILSTTLVFTVAIVLIITVIVSCVVRATKRRNRVQKMRSVDVHVPSPTDDIELHCNNSYARLAPQHIDHPYYSVIPLTQDGNGNGNGNVRSDSLPPSVQLALRQPSDPQYYVNEGLGPPSSTGSRKVPLPIPNVKASSKTCKASVNENYAINTSSTNLVS from the exons ATGTCACAGCACAGTAGAATGGTGGTTAGAGTTCAACCATTAGTGAAGATTATGTTAGTGACTGCCCTTTTTTCTTACAAG CTTCAAAACAGAGCTGATGCTGCGTTTGAGTTCCATGTCACATTGCACGTGTACAACAATTTGAATCACACTCTTGGTATAGCTCCCAACATTCAATGCTGCGATGGAACTGACTCCCCAGACATGTGTGCCGTGAATTGTGACAACAAATTTGTTTTATGCCTTCGAGAGGCTCAATTTTCCAATATTATGGGTATTAGtgatacatgcacacatggaCGAATTAGCACTCGGCCTGCCAACAGTGATACGATTGCATTTGAGATGGGAGATGGAGTAATTCAACTCTCCCCATCCAACGCGGAGTCATCAGCCCCTAACCCAGTAGTTTTTACTGGAGTATCTTGGCCT GGTGTTGCTCAGTTTGCCATTGAAGTCATTGATGCTGATGATCCTATGGGTGCTGAAAATGATGAATACGTTGATACTGTGATTGTTGACTTGTCTAGCCTCACACCTTCTCCCATCTCAACACCAATAGCTTCCTATTCTGGACTGCTGGGACATGCGATATTTAGCATGGCTTTTCGTTTGGCTTGTTCTGCCAATTACTATGGGGCCAACTGCTCAAAGTTTTGTGAGCACAGATACAATAGTCTTGGTCACTACAGATGTGATACACTGGGGAACATTGTTTGCAAACCAGGATACACTGATGAGAGCACCAACTGTGTACAATGTGTACCACTTACCAATTGCT CTTCTGCAGGTGGATACTGTAACAGTCCTGGGGAGTGTGTTTGTAAACCTGGATACAACGGCACACTCTGTGATATTG ATCTTGACCCTTGTGGTCACAATGATCATTGCCTGCATGGTGGAAACTGCACTAACAATGGTCCAAATATGTATCATTGTTCCTGCCCTGAAAATTATGTGGGAGAGAACTGCCACAGAAGCCCTTCGGAGTGCACTGTGGGAAACTGTATGAATGGAGGAACTTGTAag GATGATCATTGCGTCTGTCTAGAGGGATTTTCAGGTGCCCTGTGCGAAGTGAATTATT CCAAACCAGATAGTAGCCTACTTGTGGTCATCCTCTCAACTACACTGGTCTTCACGGTCGCAATAGTGCTCATTATCACTGTGATTGTAAGCTGTGTTGTCAGAGCAACTAAGAGACGAAACAGAGTGCAGAAAATGAGAA GTGTGGATGTGCATGTACCCTCACCAACTGACGAtattgagcttcattgcaaCAATAGCTATGCTCGTCTGGCTCCACAGCATATCGACCATCCTTACTACTCTGTCATACCACTCACACAAGATGGCAATGGCAATGGCAATGGCAATGTCCGATCAGACTCTCTACCTCCCAGTGTGCAACTGGCACTAAGGCAACCAAGTGACCCCCAATACTATGTGAACGAAGGCCTGGGGCCACCTTCTTCAACAGGTTCCCGAAAGGTTCCACTTCCAATTCCTAATGTCAAAGCGAGTTCCAAGACCTGTAAGGCGAGTGTGAATGAAAACTATGCCATCAACACCTCATCCACTAATCTGGTATCATAA
- the LOC135351409 gene encoding uncharacterized protein LOC135351409, which translates to MYVWGGHTQFLLEVGGDCCPIEDNLPNSDESYMDVYNLSSRNWEQYPTSGDIPHVGDGPTMVGFEESLYVFGGFNDGVYIGDLYEFNTITNTWSCVAMSDDAVKPSPRYGLGSVLYNEKIFIFGGISPLIDSLQLGAKYFSAQKFKRELTYGFNNEMFLFDIKKGSS; encoded by the exons ATGTATGTTTGGGGTGGCCACACTCAATTCCTACTTGAAGTAGGAGGTGATTGTTGTCCTATAGAAGACAATCTCCCTAATTCTGATGAGAGCTATATGGATGTGTACAACCTGTCTTCACGAAACTGGGAGCAGTATCCTACCTCCGGGGATATTCCCCATGTCGGTGATGGACCAACAATGGTGGGGTTCGAGGAGAGTCTCTATGTCTTTGGTGGCTTTAATGATGGTGTTTATATAGGAGACTTGTATGAATTCAACACAATCACCAACACCTGGTCTTGTGTTGCAATGTCCGATGATGCCGTAAAGCCTTCACCACGTTATGGACTAGGGAGTGTCCTGTATAACGAGAAAATATTTATTTTCGGTGGTATCAGTCCTCTTATCGACTCTCTTCAACTAGGGGCGAAGTACTTCTCAGCCCAAAAGTTTAAAAGGGAGCTCACGTACGGTTTCAACAATGAGATGTTCCTATTTGATATTAAAAAAG GTTCATCTTAG
- the LOC135350924 gene encoding uncharacterized protein LOC135350924 isoform X1: MSQPHHFVFIELEREIRSSVTDNTNLIALLVERNVLREIDRSKFTGKNGMKCLTNYIRIKDFETCVTFTQCIRDVGVKDTNVDVSILETIRGAIRTFDESHCTHFEDQIPHLKASLVQDVILAESKSPVTVLKDDLHPSSSTTSSTSALNEMDVINLVNGPIQIEVGPEGGKLSSPITDFEIDIPPGAVKVQLTLKAGTCACGKFELPSDVYRISDFICVTAKGNLTSPATVHIAHCLSMPEYRNTSAIAVFHTDMSHYNEDGVFVFSIIEDLPEISAKKPFVSFKVTEFCIFCAVYRPSFYRGVQKQTYSSKRSVNKHTHTKTQKGFLPPYVRPHIPKLDYVLLFYEQNNERKTLYQVLIYACVNCPGAIELCKKRMKEKPGSWKTPTVYARSEAALV; encoded by the exons ATGAGTCAGCCTCATCACTTTGTATTTATTGAACTCGAGAGAGAAATCCGTAGCAGCGTAACAGACAATACGAATCTTATTGCGTTACTTGTTGAAAGGAATGTGCTTCGAGAAATTGACAGGAGCAAGTTTACTGGCAAAAATGGAATGAAATGTCTGACAAATTATATACGAATCAAAGATTTTGAGACATGTGTGACTTTTACCCAGTGCATACGTGACGTTGGTGTGAAAGACACCAATGTGGATGTGTCTATATTAGAAACAATACGAGGAGCGATTCGTACATTTGATGAGAGTCATTGTACACACTTTGAAGATCAAATTCCACACCTCAAGGCGTCTCTAGTACAGGATGTGATTTTGGCCGAAAGTAAAAGCCCAGTTACAGTGTTGAAGGATGACCTACATCCATCATCAAGTACAACATCAAGTACAAGTG CTCTCAATGAAATGGACGTCATAAACCTTGTAAATGGCCCAATACAAATTGAAGTTGGACCTGAAGGCGGTAAACTGTCTTCACCAATTACTGACTTCGAGATTGATATTCCTCCAGGAGCAGTAAAAGTCCAACTGACACTTAAAGCAGGAACGTGTGCATGTGGCAAATTCGAATTGCCGAGCGATGTGTATCGAATCAGTGATTTTATCTGTGTAACTGCCAAAGGAAACCTTACCTCTCCGGCTACAGTTCATATTGCCCACTGTTTAAGCATGCCTGAATATAGAAACACCTCTGCAATAGCTGTTTTTCACACCGATATGTCTCACTACAATGAGGATGGAGTGTTCGTCTTTTCGATCATTGAGGATTTACCAGAAATTTCAGCCAAAAAACCGTTCGTATCCTTTAAAGTAACAGAGTTTTGCATTTTCTGTGCAGTTTATCGGCCATCGTTTTATAGAGGAGTTCAGAAGCAAACGTACTCAAGTAAACGCTCTGTCAATAAGCATACTCATACTAAAACTCAGAAAGGATTTCTACCACCATACGTTAGACCACATATTCCAAAATTAGACTATGTATTGCTTTTTTATGAACAAAATAACGAGAGGAAAACATTGTATCAAGTTTTAATCTATGCATGTGTGAATTGTCCTGGTGCAATAGAG ttgtgCAAAAAGAGAATGAAAGAGAAGCCTGGATCATGGAAAACAcctaccgtatatgctcgatcagaggccgctcttgtataa
- the LOC135350924 gene encoding uncharacterized protein LOC135350924 isoform X2, translating to MSQPHHFVFIELEREIRSSVTDNTNLIALLVERNVLREIDRSKFTGKNGMKCLTNYIRIKDFETCVTFTQCIRDVGVKDTNVDVSILETIRGAIRTFDESHCTHFEDQIPHLKASLVQDVILAESKSPVTVLKDDLHPSSSTTSSTSALNEMDVINLVNGPIQIEVGPEGGKLSSPITDFEIDIPPGAVKVQLTLKAGTCACGKFELPSDVYRISDFICVTAKGNLTSPATVHIAHCLSMPEYRNTSAIAVFHTDMSHYNEDGVFVFSIIEDLPEISAKKPFVSFKVTEFCIFCAVYRPSFYRGVQKQTYSSKRSVNKHTHTKTQKGFLPPCIAFL from the exons ATGAGTCAGCCTCATCACTTTGTATTTATTGAACTCGAGAGAGAAATCCGTAGCAGCGTAACAGACAATACGAATCTTATTGCGTTACTTGTTGAAAGGAATGTGCTTCGAGAAATTGACAGGAGCAAGTTTACTGGCAAAAATGGAATGAAATGTCTGACAAATTATATACGAATCAAAGATTTTGAGACATGTGTGACTTTTACCCAGTGCATACGTGACGTTGGTGTGAAAGACACCAATGTGGATGTGTCTATATTAGAAACAATACGAGGAGCGATTCGTACATTTGATGAGAGTCATTGTACACACTTTGAAGATCAAATTCCACACCTCAAGGCGTCTCTAGTACAGGATGTGATTTTGGCCGAAAGTAAAAGCCCAGTTACAGTGTTGAAGGATGACCTACATCCATCATCAAGTACAACATCAAGTACAAGTG CTCTCAATGAAATGGACGTCATAAACCTTGTAAATGGCCCAATACAAATTGAAGTTGGACCTGAAGGCGGTAAACTGTCTTCACCAATTACTGACTTCGAGATTGATATTCCTCCAGGAGCAGTAAAAGTCCAACTGACACTTAAAGCAGGAACGTGTGCATGTGGCAAATTCGAATTGCCGAGCGATGTGTATCGAATCAGTGATTTTATCTGTGTAACTGCCAAAGGAAACCTTACCTCTCCGGCTACAGTTCATATTGCCCACTGTTTAAGCATGCCTGAATATAGAAACACCTCTGCAATAGCTGTTTTTCACACCGATATGTCTCACTACAATGAGGATGGAGTGTTCGTCTTTTCGATCATTGAGGATTTACCAGAAATTTCAGCCAAAAAACCGTTCGTATCCTTTAAAGTAACAGAGTTTTGCATTTTCTGTGCAGTTTATCGGCCATCGTTTTATAGAGGAGTTCAGAAGCAAACGTACTCAAGTAAACGCTCTGTCAATAAGCATACTCATACTAAAACTCAGAAAGGATTTCTACCACCAT GTATTGCTTTTTTATGA